One Epinephelus lanceolatus isolate andai-2023 chromosome 17, ASM4190304v1, whole genome shotgun sequence genomic window carries:
- the LOC144458377 gene encoding uncharacterized protein LOC144458377, which produces MACYYIVISSTHLRDGQLRSIKGVFRGPIGTNGQRSTEEGDSSLYCELCDKQYVRHQQYDNHINSYDHHHKQRLKELKQREFYRALACRRQRRRREEKREERALRRLHKHGERRTGECAPGSGPMFRSTTVAVEPANQTGPDFVQDWSDVHTSGSTLGTKPQTPLIQPFLPLDPALETRLLSNTQWAYDPVDTNSSTAAAAAAQSCILNTAQMDYSDLSTASNMNTDNKNTSTKTNHFNKLSWAHNYLSSPITPNNIPTTATNTTANGSIFNKTTVTNFSKNTATPAAPAITTTDISINSSRAVCGPDVQSVRSRVRPVSFSLPKRSCVLLHQSAAVFIQAGRGSGLSGKQEGVTAQERAKDLGEKVADQQLKSPVSAVVDGVGVGHWDTGNQCSVEIKTAIQHSEAGANMSTERGTGGHSGTGAQVSLCNRNVIGVEDSVISGSGAQFFLCNDNGTGAQVGNESGTGAHLYLNSRIPGQISDTVVTKDSVCKDSEAEARDSVEIPTQELKDLLCPATNQPQKSISGVLNETKESSIQTQPKESNSSPSDGAKESASLPLNRPKEPFCRVLSRDGSRVLLWPSEMVRYTKTSPSISFSINPLLYDFRAHNRAKEGGEEKKGGQEEGREGIKPPVIKQADCQQRQEGMEGGGREVKIDEREEEDEGGQAGNPMELVAHCSGDDAVPDCCDCRDESALKFVPVSTECHLAPTLGLQKTGRRRRRRRGGVRRGMRKRGRRKRGQATDRKDSERGRRIISNISENQMFEGRGDERLKRDGTEKEERREKGLLSNLAAHRLVGGREKRMRGEERRIRGDQTERERAGRNDEKRGELLSNLPVNRCNRCNQLCLQVKREASQHQSQQSASGWGHGLRKLLCRGAACNSVISPVPGSVIETPRCPAITPDPAQNDREMREMHKNTQAEEQEGHGDEEQRNPRKTEIRAAQDAKENMCNLVISGVSFPCREAARGPEICLVPTPHGETACDPAISLVPAPFRETACSQRQTIPAGHSHPASGPAPRCSAQQTETQPRIRSAGAGMTLPADAISKEVMSKRAATADKRKTESPEAGETPRKKRRRGRRQARRFSCFLRRQSAACVGLTADPTKLNSNETETLVDNFLCSPEGKRTEKNTNCHFLCRTKHPLCHETNHSEGTFSCNTADKLNNYCRCDDRKGGDYNTDDYSQCSSDASGGEGKRKCLSEKPLSDCDTCNTPSDHNECDKTSNRDGKHDATRDNPYDKDNLGCSEMKKDEGSPADSPVDSFTCSSSDTHADHCQCEIEQTQSDKTTDFCGQTAAQSQSSEPNDCCNCKTNDACHHVCDHIHTTNKSGLGEEDETKPQCHTQLKNNLSDSTIDHKTCSSIDHRHGDGCDHVDGGQCDYLNTNRVTDCNHCVYAARKSSTTEAAALTSVEQRDAERERKEEEEKQMERKRVKEKQEEWEKEWVRRKEREREDRERRKEKDFYTEKRPCFPPALPPQCIPLHAPLLLPPSLSSSSSFSFRHTIIQHHLSLLPPPSHLPLHSYPPLLPSFSPHLSPLTLNPPPAPPPPPPPPPPPIHPSFYSSSPIPLLDAPGPYPLATAFHPMQSHPPPLYPPPHPAVLPLQLLF; this is translated from the exons CGCTCCAGGTTCTGGTCCCATGTTCCGGTCCACCACAGTAGCGGTCGAGCCAGCGAACCAGACGGGACCAGACTTTGTGCAGGACTGGAGCGACGTCCACACGAGCGGCTCCACGCTGGGAACAA AGCCTCAAACCCCGCTGATCCAGCCCTTCCTTCCCCTGGACCCTGCGCTGGAAACCAGACTCCTCAGCAACACACAGTGGGCGTACGACCCAGTGGACACCAACAGCTctacggctgctgctgctgctgcacaatcCTGCATCCTCAACACGGCCCAGATGGACTACAGCGACCTGAGCACCGCCAGCAACATGAACACTGATAACAAAAACACTTCGACTAAAACCAACCACTTTAACAAGCTCTCCTGGGCTCATAATTATTTAAGCAGCCCCATTACTCCCAATAACATCCCAACAACTGCCACGAACACCACAGCTAATGGCTCCATCTTCAACAAAACCACCGTGACCAACTTCAGCAAAAACACTGCCACCCCCGCCGCACCTGCCATTACCACTACCGACATCAGcatcaacagcagcagagcagtgtgTGGACCAGACGTCCAGTCTGTCCGCAGCAGAGTCCGCCCCGTGTCCTTCTCGCTGCCCAAAAGGAGCTGCGTCCTCCTCCACCAATCAGCTGCCGTCTTCATCCAAGCTGGACGGGGCTCTGGCTTGTCGGGGAAACAAGAGGGTGTGACGGCGCAGGAAAGAGCCAAAGATCTGGGGGAGAAAGTCGCAGATCAGCAGCTCAAATCTCCTGTATCTGCAGTCGTGGACGGTGTAGGTGTGGGTCACTGGGACACTGGAAACCAGTGCAGTGTGGAAATTAAAACTGCAATCCAGCACTCTGAGGCTGGAGCCAATATGTCTACCGAGAGGGGAACTGGAGGACACTCTGGGACCGGAGCCCAGGTTTCTTTATGTAATCGCAATGTGATCGGAGTTGAGGACTCTGTTATCAGTGGGAGTGGAGCCCAGTTCTTCTTATGTAATGACAATGGGACTGGAGCCCAAGTAGGCAATGAAAGTGGGACCGGAGCTCatctttatttaaacagcagGATACCAGGACAGATTTCTGACACAGTTGTGACTAAAGATTCAGTATGCAAAGACAGCGAGGCCGAAGCCCGTGACAGTGTGGAAATTCCCACCCAAGAATTGAAAGATCTGCTTTGTCCCGCTACAAATCAGCCTCAAAAATCAATTTCTGGTGTTTTAAATGAGACCAAAGAGTCTTCAATCCAAACACAGCCCAAAGAATCAAACTCCTCTCCGTCAGACGGAGCGAAAGAATCAGCGTCTTTGCCTCTAAATCGTCCCAAAGAGCCGTTCTGTCGCGTCCTGAGCCGAGATGGTAGCAGGGTCCTACTCTGGCCGTCAGAGATGGTCAGGTACACCAAGACGTCGCCCTCCATCTCCTTCAGCATCAACCCTCTACTGTACGACTTCAGAGCACATAACAGGGCCAAGGAAGGGGGTGAGGAAAAGAAAGGAGGgcaggaggaagggagggagggaataAAGCCGCCTGTGATCAAACAAGCCGACTGCCAACAGAGGCAGGAGGGTatggaaggaggaggaagggaggtgAAGATAGATGAAAGGGAAGAAGAGGATGAAGGAGGACAGGCAGGAAATCCTATGGAACTTGTAGCCCATTGTAGCGGCGACGACGCAGTTCCGGACTGCTGCGACTGCCGTGATGAAAGCGCTTTAAAATTTGTTCCCGTTTCCACGGAATGCCACCTTGCGCCGACGCTGGGCCTTCAAAAaacaggcaggaggaggaggaggaggaggggaggggtgaggagagggatgaggaagagggggaggaggaaaagaggacAAGCGACAGATAGAAAGGACTCAGAAAGGGGAAGGAGGATAATAAGCAACATTTCTGAGAATCAGATGTTTGAagggagaggagatgagaggtTGAAAAGAGACGGCACcgaaaaagaggagaggagagaaaaggggcTATTAAGTAATCTTGCGGCGCATCGGCTGgtaggagggagagaaaagaggatgAGGGGAGAAGAGAGAAGGATAAGAGGAGATCAGACAGAGCGAGAGAGGGCAGGTAGAAATGACGAGAAGAGAGGAGAGCTATTAAGTAATCTTCCTGTGAATCGGTGTAATCGGTGTAACCAGCTGTGTCTGCAGGTGAAAAGGGAGGCCAGCCAGCATCAATCCCAGCAATCAGCCTCCGGGTGGGGCCACGGGCTCAGAAAGCTCCTCTGTAGGGGTGCTGCATGCAACTCAGTGATTAGCCCCGTCCCTGGGTCTGTTATAGAGACGCCACGCTGTCCTGCAATTACGCCCGACCCCGCTCAGAATGACAGAGAGATGAGGGAGatgcacaaaaatacacaagcaGAGGAGCAGGAAGGGCACGGAGATGAGGAGCAAAGGAATCCGAGGAAGACGGAGATAAGAGCTGCTCAGGACGCTAAAGAAAACATGTGTAACCTAGTGATTAGCGGTGTTTCTTTTCCCTGTCGAGAAGCAGCACGCGGGCCAGAAATTTGTCTTGTTCCTACACCTCATGGGGAAACAGCATGTGATCCAGCGATTAGCCTTGTCCCTGCTCCCTTTAGAGAAACAGCGTGTAGTCAAAGACAAACAATACCTGCAGGACACAGCCATCCTGCGTCGGGCCCGGCCCCACGCTGCTCCGCacagcagacagaaacacagccgAGAATCAGATCAGCCGGCGCAGGCATGACCCTCCCCGCTGATGCAATTTCAAAAGAAGTGATGTCGAAGAGAGCAGCAACAGCCGACAAGAGAAAGACGGAATCGCCGGAGGCTGGGGAAACACCGAGGAAGAAACGGAGGAGGGGAAGGAGGCAAGCAAGGAGATTCTCCTGTTTTTTGAGACGGCAAAGTGCAGCTTGCGTCGGGTTGACCGCCGACCCcacaaaactcaacagcaacgaGACGGAGACACTTGTGGACAACTTCCTGTGCAGTCCAGAGGGCAAGAGGACAGAGAAAAACACCAACTGCCATTTTCTCTGCAGGACAAAACACCCTCTGTGTCATGAAACAAATCACAGTGAAGGAACATTTAGCTGTAACACCGCTGACAAGCTGAATAACTACTGCCGCTGCGATGACAGAAAAGGCGGCGACTACAACACTGATGACTACAGTCAGTGTAGCTCTGACGCTTCTGGAGGCGAGGGAAAGAGGAAGTGTTTGTCCGAGAAGCCTCTCAGTGACTGTGACACCTGTAACACACCAAGTGACCACAATGAATGTGATAAAACCTCCAACAGGGACGGAAAACATGACGCCACTCGTGACAATCCTTACGACAAAGACAATCTGGGCTGTAGCGAGATGAAGAAAGACGAGGGTTCTCCTGCTGACTCACCTGTGGACTCCTTTACCTGTAGCAGCAGTGACACACACGCTGACCACTGTCAATGTGAAATCGAGCAAACACAGAGCGACAAAACGACAGATTTTTGTGGGCAAACTGCGGCTCAGAGTCAGAGCTCAGAGCCTAACGACTGCTGTAACTGTAAAACCAATGACGCATGTCATCACGTTTGTGATCACATCCATACAACGAACAAAAGTGGGCTCGGTGAGGAGGATGAAACCAAACCTCAGTGTCACACTCAGCTCAAAAACAACCTCTCTGATTCAACAATTGATCACAAAACCTGCAGCAGTATTGATCACAGACATGGAGACGGCTGTGATCATGTTGACGGTGGTCAGTGTGATTATCTGAACACTAATCGTGTCACTGATTGTAATCACTGTGTTTATGCTGCCCGTAAGAGTAGCACAACGGAAGCTGCCGCGCTCACGAGTGTGGAGCAAAGAGacgcagagagggagagaaaggaggaggaggagaaacagatggagaggaagagggtgaAGGAGAAGCAGGAAGAGTGGGAGAAGGAGTGggtgaggaggaaggagagagaaagggaggacaGGGAGAGAAGGAAGGAGAAAGATTTCTACACAGAGAAGAGGCCTTGTTTTCCTCCCGCCCTCCCTCCGCAGTGCATCCCCCTCCacgctcctctcctcctcccgccctccctctcctcctcttcctccttctccttccgTCACACCATCATCCAGCAtcacctctccctcctcccgCCTCCGTCGCACCTCCCCCTCCATTCATAccctcctcttctcccctctttctccccacacctctctcctctcactctcaatccacctcctgctcctccaccaccgccaccacctcctcctccccctatTCATCCCTCTTTCTACTCCTCATCACCAATACCTTTACTGGATGCCCCCGGTCCGTATCCGTTAGCAACAGCGTTTCATCCCATGCAGAGTCACCCCCCGCCTCTGTATCCCCCGCCCCACCCTGCAGTGCTGCCCCTACAGCTGTTGTtctga